CGACCTGTCAGGGCGGCGTCTGATCCTGCGTCCGGGAGGTGAAGGGGCATCTCGCCCCAATCAAGGAGCCTCACCATGAACACCGACACCACCGCTGCCACTGCCGCGGGCAAGCCTGCGATCCAGCCCCACCCCGAGCCCGTCACGATCGAGGTCAACAAGCGCCCCGTGACCATGCCCGACAAGAAGGCCACGGGCCTGCAGGTGAAGAAGGAGGCCATCGCCCAGGGTGTCTCCATCAAGGCGGACTTCTTGCTCTTTCGCGTCGACGGCAAGGCCCAGCACCAGATCGCCGACGACCAGGAGATCGAGCTCCACAAGGACGAGGCGTTCCGGGCCGTCGCGCCGGACGACAACTCGTGATCACCGCTGACGTCCAGCGCGCCCTCGAAGAGCTGCGTACGACCTTCGGCGCCGACAGCGTGAGCCATGCGGAGGATGGCGCGGGTGGCGCCCACGTAACCGTCACCGGCCTCGAGCCGGGCGCGCAGTACGGACCGCGCCCGGTTTCGGTGAGGTTCACGATCGCGTTCACGTACCCGGCCTCGGACGTCTACCCGCACTTGATCTCACCTCCACTGGTTCGGGTGGACGGCCAGCAGCTCGGTAGCGGGCTCTCCCAGACCAACCTGAACGGGACGCCGGTGACGCAGGTTTCCCGACGATCGAACCACTGGGACGCGAACACGGACACCGCAGCCATCAAGCTGCAGAAGGTTCTCGAATGGTTGCGCAAGAGCTGAAGCCGTGGGTGCTCGTGATGTCTTCGGCCCACTGGGAGCGCCTGCAGAGCCATCATTTTCCCGGCGACCACGACGAGCACGGCTCCGTACTCATCTGCGGGGTCATGGAGAGCTCCCGTGAGCGCCGCTTGCTGGTGCGCGACGTGGTGCTGGCCCTGGACGGCCAGCACTATGTACCGGGCACGAGGGGCTACCGGGCGCTCACCGGGGCCTTCGTGTCCGAGCAGATTGGCCGCTGCGCGGACGAGAAGCTGGCCTACCTCGCTGTGCACAATCACCTCGGCGGCGACTCGGTGGCGTTCTCGGGCCCCGACCTGGCCTCCCACGAGCGGGGCTACCCCGCGCTGCTCGACATCACCGAGGGCGGCCCGGTCGGCGCGCTCGTCATCACGGAGCGTGCCGTCGCCGGCGATATCTGGGAGCTCCGGGGGCGCGCTGAAGTGTCGAAGACGGTCGTCATCGGCGCGAACCGGCGGATCTTCTACCCGCGTCGCGCCGACGTGCCCGCAGCGGTGGACGCGATGTACGACCGCCAGGCGCGCCTCTTCGGCTCCGCTGGCCAGCAGCTGCTGCAGTCGTCGCGTATCGGCGTCATCGGCGCCGGCGGCGCTGGGTCCCTCATCGGCCAAGCGCTGTACCACCTGGGCGCGGGGGAGGTCGTGGTCGTCGACGACGACCATGCCGAGGACAGCAACCGTCCGCGAATCGTCGGCTCCAGACCGTCGGATGTGGGGCGGAACCTGCTCGGCAGGGCCAAGGTTGCCATGGCCAGGCGGCTCGCGCGGGCCACCAACCCGAACGTTCGCTTCGTTGGCCTTGTGGCCAACGTCGCCCACCCCAAGGTGGCCGAGCAACTGCGCAACGTCGACGCGCTCTTCCTGGCGGCGGACTCGATGCAGGCGCGCCATGTGTTCAATGCGCTCTGCCACCAGTACCTCATCCCTGGTTTCCAGGTGGGCGCGAAGGCCAAGGTGGACGAGCACGGCAGGATCGAGGACGCGTTCGCCGTCAGCCGCTACGTCGGCCCTGGCGGTAGCTGCCTCTGGTGCTGCGGCTTGATCAGTGCCACGCGCCTTCAGGACGAGGCGTTGTCGCCGGAGGTCCGAGCGGGCATCGAGTACGTTCAAGGCGTCAAGGAGCCGAGCGTGATCACCATGAACATGATGAGCTCGTCGTTCGCGCTGAACGACTTTCTCTTCATGTTCACCGGTCTGCACACCACGAATGACCTGGGCCACCGGCGCTACGACTTTCTGGACAGGAACCCCGTCAGCGAGGTGCCCCTGCCGTGCCGTGCGAGCTGTCGTGAGTGCACGCAGCGGTATGGACAGGGTGACCGCGCGCGGCTCCCGGTCATGTTGGTGGACGGCAGACCGCGCTGTGGCATCAAGCGCGCCCTCGACGATCTTTCGGTGCGCCTGATGCGTCGTCGTTGAACGCGCGGGCCATGCGGGTGCGCGTCGGCGCTCGAGCGGCTCGCGTTGTCCACAGCGACCGAGGTCGCGTGGGCGCATCCCCATTTCGAACGCGTTCACCGAGCGCTCGATGCGCGGTCCGGTGGTCGGCCGCAAAAACCACTACGGCTCGCGCTCGCAGCGCGGGACGGAGGTCGCCGCGCTCTTCTACTCCCTGCTAGAGAGCGCAAAGCTCTGCGGCGTCGAGCCCAAGGCGTATCTGCGCGCGGCGGCGCTCGCCGCGCTCGCTGGTGAGCCCATCCCGCTGCCGCACGAACTCAAGGCTTCGGCGGCAGCACCGTAGCGGCAGCGCGAAGGCGAATCTGCTCCGGGCCGTCGACGAGCACCTCGAAGCTGGCGACCATTCGCGGGTCGTCGGCGAAGTCCTCGCGTTTCACCTGCACGAAGCTGTCGTAGATGGAGAGCATCAGATCGCGGCCCTCGGGCGGCAGGCCCTTCGCGATGTGCTTCCGTGTCTCGGCCACGTGCTGAGTGCCGTGAAAGTCGTCGACCACGACGGCGTTCCACACTGTCACCGCGATCTGCACGAGAGAGCGCAGACTTACGTTGGAGAGCCCGTCGTAGGTCTTCCGCAGGTTCACGGGCTGCGTGGCGACGTACACCCGCACTGCACGCGGCAGGAGGATCACCGGGAGAGTGCCTGCGACAATGCCGCGCGCCACTCCACGGGCAGCGCCTCGGCGTTCTCGGCCTCGACCACCAGCACGCCGAGCTGGACTCTCACTCCTCCTGCAAACGCGCTGCGCTCGCGAACCATCGCGTGCACCAGCCTGGGTGCGTGCTCCCAATCGCCGAGTCGGTCGCGCCACCACGCCAGCCGCTGCACGCGCAGCCCGCGCTCCAGCGCGAACCCGCGCATGGACTTGCCACTCGCGCGCCACGCCTCGAGCACTTCGCGTGCTCGGGTTTCCGTCCAGCGACTCGAATCCATGACTCGCCTCCGAGGGCGAGCTTGCGTCACGCCACCGCGGCCGTCAGCACG
The nucleotide sequence above comes from Deltaproteobacteria bacterium. Encoded proteins:
- a CDS encoding multiubiquitin domain-containing protein; the protein is MNTDTTAATAAGKPAIQPHPEPVTIEVNKRPVTMPDKKATGLQVKKEAIAQGVSIKADFLLFRVDGKAQHQIADDQEIELHKDEAFRAVAPDDNS
- a CDS encoding ThiF family adenylyltransferase: MSSAHWERLQSHHFPGDHDEHGSVLICGVMESSRERRLLVRDVVLALDGQHYVPGTRGYRALTGAFVSEQIGRCADEKLAYLAVHNHLGGDSVAFSGPDLASHERGYPALLDITEGGPVGALVITERAVAGDIWELRGRAEVSKTVVIGANRRIFYPRRADVPAAVDAMYDRQARLFGSAGQQLLQSSRIGVIGAGGAGSLIGQALYHLGAGEVVVVDDDHAEDSNRPRIVGSRPSDVGRNLLGRAKVAMARRLARATNPNVRFVGLVANVAHPKVAEQLRNVDALFLAADSMQARHVFNALCHQYLIPGFQVGAKAKVDEHGRIEDAFAVSRYVGPGGSCLWCCGLISATRLQDEALSPEVRAGIEYVQGVKEPSVITMNMMSSSFALNDFLFMFTGLHTTNDLGHRRYDFLDRNPVSEVPLPCRASCRECTQRYGQGDRARLPVMLVDGRPRCGIKRALDDLSVRLMRRR